The Drosophila teissieri strain GT53w chromosome X, Prin_Dtei_1.1, whole genome shotgun sequence genome has a segment encoding these proteins:
- the LOC122624920 gene encoding uncharacterized protein LOC122624920: MARRPGTLDSQLPLLAVGGLLILGLAIVESLECYACDSAEDSECATRPGQQLEVEECQQSGDECVTSISAGLTRRGCLARLYPNGYCAAPCDRCNTSLCNRHVYPTDRLRCYQCSGSDCIDVASRPQYLLPCPVYREDDRCYTNVVHLSNTQRGCEHTNLPTTCPHVCLKCNYNGCNAEKTVTESRCLQCTHNRLAPNPDCLRDQDPQDPQAMAEQPKCSLSNSTVTHCVNKVMYGHRENCFSYLNSQTEVLQRGCSTSMGFYPTGDLTECHGEFCNANCQDIVCAACNSTANPACRSGRNLPTEKCAAGTTACYSCEQDTFLRRGCADADFAPAALGESCQLCRDADSCNRYSVRSCYRCSAQDQDADCAAMNLPTAMTTSNCSSPTELCVSTVLSRLDGIYTVRGCEGQVPECSANDPYCVRCNGSLCNDAPTLWRQTQLGSAVATDQQLSHSWWSLLQYWWSRKLR, translated from the exons ATGGCCAGAAGACCTGGAACACTGGATTCCCAACTGCCGCTCCTTGCGGTGGGCGGACTACTCATCCTGGGATTGGCCATTGTCGAGTCCCTGGAGTGCTATGCCTGTGACTCCGCTGAGGATTCGGAATGTGCCACCCGACCGGGTCAGCAGCTGGAAGTGGAGGAGTGCCAGCAGTCGGGCGACGAGTGTGTCACCTCCATATCGGCGGGATTAACGCGACGCGGCTGCCTGGCGCGTTTGTATCCTAATGGCTACTGTGCCGCTCCATGTGACCGGTGCAATACGAGCCTGTGCAATCGGCACGTTTATCCCACGGATCGATTGCGTTGCTATCAGTGCAGCGGCTCGGATTGCATCGATGTGGCCAGTCGGCCGCAGTACCTGCTGCCGTGTCCGGTTTATCGGGAGGATGACAGGTGCTACACGAACGTAGTCCACTTATCCAACACCCAGCGCGGCTGTGAGCACACCAATCTGCCGACAACCTGTCCGCATGTCTGTCTGAAGTGCAATTACAATGGTTGCAATGCGGAGAAGACCGTCACGGAATCGCGCTGCCTTCAGTGCACCCACAATCGATTGGCCCCCAATCCGGACTGCCTGCGGGACCAGGATCCCCAGGATCCCCAGGCGATGGCGGAGCAGCCCAAGTGCTCGTTGAGCAACTCAACGGTGACGCATTGCGTCAACAAGGTGATGTACGGACACAGGGAGAATTGCTTTAGCTACCTCAACAGCCAGACGGAGGTACTCCAGAGGGGCTGCTCCACCAGCATGGGATTCTATCCCACTGGCGACCTAACCGAGTGCCACGGCGAATTCTGCAATGCCAATTGCCAGGATATTGTCTGCGCCGCCTGCAACTCCACCGCAAATCCTGCCTGCCGTTCTGGCCGCAATTTGCCAACGGAAAAGTGCGCAGCGGGCACCACGGCCTGCTATTCCTGCGAGCAAG ATACCTTCCTGCGACGTGGCTGTGCGGATGCGGATTTCGCACCTGCAGCTCTGGGCGAAAGTTGCCAGTTGTGCCGCGACGCGGACTCCTGCAATCGCTACTCCGTCCGGAGCTGCTACCGCTGCAGTGCCCAGGACCAGGATGCGGACTGTGCGGCCATGAACCTGCCCACGGCGATGACGACCAGCAATTGCTCCAGCCCCACGGAGCTGTGCGTGAGCACGGTGCTTAGCCGGCTGGACGGGATCTATACGGTGCGCGGATGCGAGGGTCAGGTGCCGGAGTGCTCCGCCAATGATCCGTACTGTGTCCGCTGCAACGGAAGTCTGTGCAACGATGCACCCACTCTCTGGCGTCAGACGCAACTCGGATCAGCAGTTGCTACGGATCAGCAGTTGTCGCATAGCTGGTGGTCACTGCTGCAGTACTGGTGGTCCAGGAAACTCCGATAA
- the LOC122624919 gene encoding sorting nexin-27 isoform X2 produces MLPFHSVQYAQLTALEKRCLRNGVSVEGATHKQVVDLIKSGGDCLTLTVISVTQQEADRLEPQEDQSGYSYIDYSDKRSLPISIPDYGIVNRNGERYIVFNIHMAGRQLCSRRYREFANLHSLLRKEFSGFNFPKLPGKWPFQLSEQQLDTRRRGLEQYLEKVCAVRVIAESDAVQDFLTDTEDDISASPVDIKVMLPDHEVSTVSVKKSSNAQVVWEILVQRANLTAYTQQYFYLFEIVEYNFERKLQPHEIPHQLYVQNYSTASSTCLCVRRWLFSVAKELTLPDGEQAGRFIFYQAVDEVNRGNIRADGRLYELKALQDAKKAGDYLALARTLPGYGDVVFPHCSCDSRKEGHVVPAVGMKSFRLHACREDGSLEAQMVELTWDSITRSESDEESMSFCFQYNRPDKPARWVKVYTPYHAFLADCFDRIMEERKWEDSGD; encoded by the exons ATGCTGCCCTTTCATTCTGTTCAGTATGCGCAGTTGACGGCCCTAGAGAAACGTTGTCTTCG AAATGGCGTCAGCGTCGAGGGAGCCACACATAAACAGGTCGTAGATCTGATCAAATCCGGCGGAGACTGCCTAACACTGACGGTGATATCGGTGACACAGCAG GAGGCGGATCGACTGGAGCCGCAGGAGGATCAGAGCGGCTACTCCTACATCGATTACTCGGACAAGCGTTCGCTGCCCATTAG CATACCGGACTATGGGATCGTGAATCGAAATGGCGAGCGGTACATCGTCTTCAATATACACATGGCTGGACGGCAGCTCTGCTCGCGTCGCTATCGGGAGTTCGCCAACCTGCACTCGCTGCTGCGCAAGGAGTTCTCCGGCTTCAACTTTCCCAAGCTGCCCGGCAAGTGGCCCTTCCAGCTGAGCGAACAGCAGCTGGACACGAGGCGCCGCGGACTGGAGCAGTATCTGGAGAAGGTGTGCGCTGTGCGGGTGATTGCCGAGAGTGATGCCGTTCAGGACTTCCTCACCGACACCGAGGATGATATATCCGCCTCGCCGGTGGACATTAAGGTGATGCTGCCCGATCATGAAGTGAGCACCGTGTCGGTGAAGAAGTCTTCCAATGCCCAGGTGGTATGGGAGATCCTGGTGCAGCGCGCCAATCTCACCGCCTACACGCAGCAGTATTTCTACCTGTTCGAGATCGTCGAGTACAACTTTGAGCGGAAGCTGCAGCCGCACGAGATTCCACATCAGTTGTACGTGCAGAACTACAGCACCGCCTCATCCACCTGCCTCTGCGTCCGTCGCTGGCTCTTCTCGGTGGCCAAGGAGCTGACGCTGCCGGACGGCGAGCAGGCTGGCCGCTTCATCTTTTACCAGGCGGTCGACGAGGTGAATCGCGGCAATATCCGTGCCGATGGACGCCTGTACGAGCTGAAGGCGCTGCAGGACGCCAAGAAGGCGGGCGACTATCTGGCCTTGGCCCGCACACTGCCAGGATACGGAGACGTCGTCTTTCCCCACTGCTCCTGTGATAGTCGCAAGGAGGGACACGTTGTGCCCGCTGTGG GCATGAAGAGCTTTCGCCTGCACGCCTGCCGTGAGGATGGCTCGCTGGAGGCGCAAATGGTCGAGCTGACCTGGGACAGCATCACGCGCTCCGAGAGCGACGAGGAGTCCATGTCATTCTGCTTTCAGTACAATCGTCCAGATAAGCCAGCACGTTGGGTCAAAGTCTACACGCCATAT CATGCATTCCTTGCGGACTGCTTTGATCGCATCATGGAGGAGCGCAAGTGGGAAGACAGCGGCGACTAG
- the LOC122624919 gene encoding sorting nexin-27 isoform X1 — MSIVGENHPLPNPTPASAVVSASSGGGGGGAVVMGVGVGVTTANGPRVVTIYKTETGFGFNVRGQVSEGGQLRSINGELYAPLQHVSAVLENGAAEKAGIKKGDRILEVNGVSVEGATHKQVVDLIKSGGDCLTLTVISVTQQEADRLEPQEDQSGYSYIDYSDKRSLPISIPDYGIVNRNGERYIVFNIHMAGRQLCSRRYREFANLHSLLRKEFSGFNFPKLPGKWPFQLSEQQLDTRRRGLEQYLEKVCAVRVIAESDAVQDFLTDTEDDISASPVDIKVMLPDHEVSTVSVKKSSNAQVVWEILVQRANLTAYTQQYFYLFEIVEYNFERKLQPHEIPHQLYVQNYSTASSTCLCVRRWLFSVAKELTLPDGEQAGRFIFYQAVDEVNRGNIRADGRLYELKALQDAKKAGDYLALARTLPGYGDVVFPHCSCDSRKEGHVVPAVGMKSFRLHACREDGSLEAQMVELTWDSITRSESDEESMSFCFQYNRPDKPARWVKVYTPYHAFLADCFDRIMEERKWEDSGD, encoded by the exons ATGAGCATCGTTGGCGAAAACCATCCCCTCCCAAACCCAACCCCCGCCAGCGCCGTGGTGTCCGCATCATCgggcggcggtgggggcgGCGCGGTCGTCATGGGCGTCGGCGTAGGCGTGACCACAGCGAATGGACCCCGTGTCGTCACCATTTACAAAACGGAAACGGGCTTCGGCTTCAACGTGCGTGGCCAAGTTTCCGAGGGGGGTCAACTGCGCTCGATCAACGGCGAGCTGTACGCCCCCCTTCAGCACGTGAGCGCCGTCCTTGAGAACGGGGCGGCCGAGAAGGCGGGCATCAAGAAGGGCGATCGCATCCTGGAAGT AAATGGCGTCAGCGTCGAGGGAGCCACACATAAACAGGTCGTAGATCTGATCAAATCCGGCGGAGACTGCCTAACACTGACGGTGATATCGGTGACACAGCAG GAGGCGGATCGACTGGAGCCGCAGGAGGATCAGAGCGGCTACTCCTACATCGATTACTCGGACAAGCGTTCGCTGCCCATTAG CATACCGGACTATGGGATCGTGAATCGAAATGGCGAGCGGTACATCGTCTTCAATATACACATGGCTGGACGGCAGCTCTGCTCGCGTCGCTATCGGGAGTTCGCCAACCTGCACTCGCTGCTGCGCAAGGAGTTCTCCGGCTTCAACTTTCCCAAGCTGCCCGGCAAGTGGCCCTTCCAGCTGAGCGAACAGCAGCTGGACACGAGGCGCCGCGGACTGGAGCAGTATCTGGAGAAGGTGTGCGCTGTGCGGGTGATTGCCGAGAGTGATGCCGTTCAGGACTTCCTCACCGACACCGAGGATGATATATCCGCCTCGCCGGTGGACATTAAGGTGATGCTGCCCGATCATGAAGTGAGCACCGTGTCGGTGAAGAAGTCTTCCAATGCCCAGGTGGTATGGGAGATCCTGGTGCAGCGCGCCAATCTCACCGCCTACACGCAGCAGTATTTCTACCTGTTCGAGATCGTCGAGTACAACTTTGAGCGGAAGCTGCAGCCGCACGAGATTCCACATCAGTTGTACGTGCAGAACTACAGCACCGCCTCATCCACCTGCCTCTGCGTCCGTCGCTGGCTCTTCTCGGTGGCCAAGGAGCTGACGCTGCCGGACGGCGAGCAGGCTGGCCGCTTCATCTTTTACCAGGCGGTCGACGAGGTGAATCGCGGCAATATCCGTGCCGATGGACGCCTGTACGAGCTGAAGGCGCTGCAGGACGCCAAGAAGGCGGGCGACTATCTGGCCTTGGCCCGCACACTGCCAGGATACGGAGACGTCGTCTTTCCCCACTGCTCCTGTGATAGTCGCAAGGAGGGACACGTTGTGCCCGCTGTGG GCATGAAGAGCTTTCGCCTGCACGCCTGCCGTGAGGATGGCTCGCTGGAGGCGCAAATGGTCGAGCTGACCTGGGACAGCATCACGCGCTCCGAGAGCGACGAGGAGTCCATGTCATTCTGCTTTCAGTACAATCGTCCAGATAAGCCAGCACGTTGGGTCAAAGTCTACACGCCATAT CATGCATTCCTTGCGGACTGCTTTGATCGCATCATGGAGGAGCGCAAGTGGGAAGACAGCGGCGACTAG